From Hirundo rustica isolate bHirRus1 chromosome 19, bHirRus1.pri.v3, whole genome shotgun sequence, a single genomic window includes:
- the MIS12 gene encoding protein MIS12 homolog, which translates to MSVDPMAYETQFFGFTPQTCMLRVYIAFQDYLFEMMLVVEGVMLKKLDGIPGCKVSPSQIRKCTEKFLLFMKEHFDRLFAKMEEVLLQLVLNIPKNVLLPEDRVHEQYPYSKEEFQALQDELQQLQQQCRAEVAAEQTLRAELEEQKVVKAELEKILQCFDGLESICREHGAGNFKESFALLTQNSKKLQDVLKDIEKKSQKMKQHDQLM; encoded by the coding sequence ATGTCGGTGGATCCCATGGCCTACGAGACGCAGTTCTTCGGGTTCACGCCCCAGACGTGCATGCTGCGCGTCTACATCGCCTTCCAGGACTACCTCTTCGAAATGATGCTGGTGGTGGAGGGCGTGATGCTGAAGAAGCTGGACGGCATTCCCGGCTGCAAAGTCAGCCCTTCCCAGATCCGGAAATGCACCGAGAAATTCCTGCTCTTCATGAAGGAGCACTTCGATAGACTCTTCGCTAAAATGGAAGaagtgctgctccagctggtgcTGAACATCCCGAAGAACGTGCTGCTGCCCGAGGACAGGGTGCATGAGCAGTATCCCTACAGCAAGGAGGAATTCCAGGCGCTGCAGGacgagctgcagcagctgcagcagcagtgcagggcagaggtggctgcagagcagacactgcgagcagagctggaggagcagaaggTCGTCAAGGCCGAGCTGGAGAAGATTTTGCAGTGCTTTGATGGGCTTGAGAGCATCTGCAGGGAGCATGGGGCCGGCAACTTCAAGGAAAGTTTTGCCCTCCTGACACAGAACTCTAAGAAACTGCAGGATGTGCTGAAAGATATTGAAAAGAAGAGCCAAAAAATGAAGCAGCATGATCAGTTAATGTGA
- the DHX33 gene encoding ATP-dependent RNA helicase DHX33 has translation MAQDNEGPPAKRFKAAPPGTQPQSAAPPAHVQRRSLPISGARGPLLARLRRLDTAVLIGETGSGKTTQLPQYLYEVGIGHPGVIAVTQPRRVAAVTLAARVAEEKRTELGRLVGYTVRFDDCSCAETRIRFLTDGMLLREAIGDPLLHKYSVVILDEAHERTIHTDVLFGVVKAAQKKRKERGLRPLKVIVMSATMDVDLFSQYFNGAPVIYLEGRQHPIEIFYTKEQQSDYLQAALVSIFQIHQEAPACQDILVFLTGQEEIEAMTKTCRDVAQHLLEDCPRMTVLPLYASLPHSQQLRAFKPTPEGCRKVILSTNIAETSITIAGIKFVVDTGMVKAKKYSPETGLEVLAVQQVSKAQAWQRTGRAGRQESGICYRLYTEEDFEKFDEMTTPEIQRCNLASVVLQLLALKIPDVLTFDFMSKPSPDAIQAAIDQLDLLGAVTQKEGQLVLTPLGKKMAAFPLDPKFSKAILLSPKFHCAEEILTIVSLLSVDSVLHNPPAQRDEVQAVRKKFISSEGDHLTLLNVYRAYKNVSGHKGWCRENFINGRNMKLMAEVRAQLRDICVKLSMPLESSRGDTASVRRCLAHSLFMNAAELRPDGTYGTVDSQQAVAIHPSSVLFQGRPACVVYNGLLRTNKCYMRDLCVVDAEWLREAAPEYFRRKLRAARS, from the exons ATGGCTCAGGACAACGAGGGGCCTCCGGCCAAGCGGTTCAAGGCGGCGCCCCCCGGCACGCAGCCCCAGAGCGCCGCGCCACCCGCACACGTGCAGCGCCGCTCCCTGCCCATCTCCGGAGCCCGCGGCCCGCTTCTGGCCCGGCTCCGCCGCCTCGACACCGCCGTCCTCATCG GAGAAACGGGCTCAGGGAAGACCACTCAGCTGCCTCAGTACCTGTACGAAGTCGGGATTGGGCACCCTGGCGTCATCGCTGTGACCCAGCCCCGCAGGGTGGCAGCTGTCACCCTGGCTGCCAGAGTCGCCGAGGAGAAGAGGACGGAGCTGGGGAGGCTG GTCGGCTACACCGTGCGCTTCGATGATTGCTCGTGTGCCGAGACCAGGATCCGGTTCCTGACGGACGGGATGCTGCTCCGGGAGGCCATCGGGGACCCCCTGCTGCACAAGTACAGCGTGGTCATCCTGGACGAGGCCCACGAGAGGACCATCCACACCGACGTGCTCTTCGGCGTGGTCAAAGCCGCACAAAAGAAGCGAAAGGAGCGAGGCCTGCGGCCACTGAAA GTGATTGTCATGTCAGCCACGATGGATGTTGACCTGTTCTCCCAGTACTTCAATGGAGCTCCTGTCATCTACCTGGAAGGCCGGCAGCATCCCATTGAGATCTTTTACaccaaggagcagcagagcgactacctgcaggcagcactggtGTCCATCTTCCAAATCCACCAG GAAGCCCCTGCATGCCAGGACATCCTGGTGTTCCTGACTGGTCAGGAAGAAATTGAAGCAATGACCAAAACCTGTCGAGATGTTGCCCAGCATCTCCTTGAGGACTGCCCACGGATGACAGTGCTACCTCTTTATGCTTCTCTGCCCCACTCCCAGCAACTCCGTGCCTTTAAACCTACCCCTGAG GGCTGTCGCAAAGTGATCCTCTCCACCAACATCGCAGAAACCTCCATCACCATTGCGGGGATAAAATTTGTTGTGGACACAGGCATGGTCAAAGCCAAGAAGTACAGCCCTG AAACTGGCCTGGAGGTGCTGGCAGTGCAGCAGGTGTCCAAGGCCCAGGCTTGGCAGcgcacagggagagcagggagacagGAGAGCGGGATCTGCTACCGGCTCTACACCGAGGAGGACTTTGAAAAGTTTGATGAAATGACAACACCTGAGATACAGAG GTGTAATCTGGCCAGTGTGGTGcttcagctcctggccctgaaAATTCCCGATGTGCTCACCTTTGACTTCATGTCCAAACCATCTCCTG ATGCTATTCAAGCAGCAATTGATCAGCTGgacctgctgggagctgtgacCCAAAAGGAAGGTCAGCTTGTCCTGACCCCCCTGGGAAAGAAAATGGCAGCCTTTCCACTGGATCCGAAGTTCTCCAAG GCCATCCTCCTGTCGCCCAAGTTCCACTGTGCAGAGGAGATCCTGACCATTGTGTCACTGTTATCGGTGGACAGCGTCCTCCACAACCCCCCTGCCCAGCGGGATGAGGTGCAGGCTGTCAGGAAGAAATTCATCTCCAGTGAGGGCGATCATCTGACCCTGCTCAACGTCTACAGGGCCTACAAGAACGTCAGTGGGCACAAG ggatggtgCAGAGAGAACTTTATCAACGGCAGGAACATGAAGCTGATGGCAGAAGTCAGAGCTCAGCTCAGGGACATTTGTGTAAAG CTGTCGATGCCTCTGGAATCCTCCCGCGGGGACACCGCCAGCGTCCGGCGCTGCCTGGCCCACAGCCTGTTCATGAACGCGGCCGAGCTGCGGCCCGACGGCACCTACGGCACCGTGGACTCGCAGCAGGCGGTGGCCATCCACCCGTCGTCGGTGCTGTTCCAGGGCAGGCCGGCCTGCGTGGTGTACAACGGGCTGCTGCGCACCAACAAGTGCTACATGCGCGACCTGTGCGTGGTGGACGCCGAGTGGCTGCGCGAGGCCGCGCCCGAATACTTCCGCAGGAAGCTCCGCGCGGCCAGGAGCTGA
- the DERL2 gene encoding derlin-2, whose product MAYQTFRQEYLQVPPVTRAYTTACVLTTAAVQLELITPFQLYFNPELIFKHFQIWRLITNYLFFGPVGFNFLFNMIFLYRYCRMLEEGSFRGRTADFVFMFLFGGLLMTLFGLFVNLVFLGQAFTIMLVYVWSRRNPYVRMNFFGLLIFQAPFLPWVLMGFSLLLGNSIIVDLLGIAVGHIYFFLEDVFPNQPGGGRLLRTPSVLKAIFDTPEDDPNYNPLPEERPGGFAWGEGQRLGG is encoded by the exons ATGGCGTACCAGACGTTCCGGCAGGAGTACCTGCAGGTGCCGCCCGTGACCCGGGCCTACACCACCGCCTGCGTCCTCACCACCGCCGCCGTG cAATTAGAACTTATCACACCCTTCCAGCTGTATTTCAACCCTGAGTTAATATTTAAGCACTTTCAA ATATGGAGGTTAATCACAAACTACTTGTTCTTTGGACCAGTtggctttaattttttatttaacatgATCTTTTT ATACCGGTACTGCCGCATGCTTGAGGAAGGCTCTTTCCGGGGTCGGACAGCAGATTTTGTATTTATGTTCCTTTTTGGAGGACTTTTAATGACT CTTTTTGGGCTGTTTGTGAACTTGGTGTTCCTGGGCCAGGCATTCACCATCATGCTGGTATACGTCTGGAGCCGCAGGAATCCCTACGTCCGCATGAACTTCTTCGGTCTCCTCATCTTCCAAGCCCCATTTCTACCCTGGGTATTGATGGGCTTTTCACTGCTTTTGGGGAACTCCATCATTGTGGATCTCCTGG GCATTGCTGTTGggcatatatattttttcttagagGATGTCTTTCCCAATCAGCCTGGTGGTGGGAGGCTCCTGAGAACACCGTCTGTCCT GAAAGCAATATTTGACACGCCGGAGGATGACCCGAATTACAACCCCTTGCCAGAGGAGCGGCCGGGGGGCTTTGCgtggggagaggggcagcgcCTCGGGGGATAA